Proteins from a single region of Haloterrigena alkaliphila:
- a CDS encoding DUF7344 domain-containing protein, whose translation MDRREAFRVLASADRQLVLHELLERDGRASIPELSRQVAARRHRLVPEKLSDEERRRARIRLIHTHLPRMEEADVIDIVWDDTEIVLNDAEVDKLFEAAEELDNWPPNDLLGRRARRR comes from the coding sequence ATGGACCGTCGGGAAGCATTCCGGGTGTTGGCCAGCGCGGACCGTCAGCTCGTCCTCCACGAGCTACTGGAACGGGACGGACGGGCCTCGATTCCCGAACTCTCCCGACAGGTCGCCGCCCGGAGACACCGACTCGTCCCCGAGAAGCTCAGTGATGAGGAACGCAGGCGCGCTCGAATCCGATTGATCCACACCCATCTACCCCGAATGGAAGAGGCGGACGTCATCGATATCGTCTGGGACGACACGGAAATCGTCCTCAACGATGCGGAAGTCGATAAGCTGTTCGAGGCCGCCGAGGAGCTAGACAACTGGCCGCCGAACGACCTGCTGGGACGGCGCGCGCGACGCCGATAG
- a CDS encoding TOBE domain-containing protein, which produces MTVEKEYSTQLAVDGVTIERRDIEMLDAIDRYGSMHRAAEELGRSYARLQNRIVEIEDAVGPITERQRGGSGGGGTELTATARELRQQFDRHDAELDGVARVTESVFAGTVRERTGELATVETAIGPVLALVPDGANEVQLTVRSDAVVLTDPDEAPEADGTSLRNQFRGTVDRLEPGESITRVTVRLEGDAELQALVTKSSVERLGLAPGRAITASFKATAARGIRIDPGSQA; this is translated from the coding sequence ATGACCGTCGAGAAGGAGTACAGTACGCAACTCGCGGTCGACGGCGTCACGATCGAGCGCCGCGACATCGAGATGCTCGACGCCATCGACCGGTACGGGTCGATGCACCGCGCGGCCGAGGAACTGGGCCGCTCGTACGCGCGCCTGCAGAACCGCATCGTCGAGATCGAGGACGCCGTCGGCCCGATCACGGAGCGCCAGCGCGGCGGCAGCGGCGGCGGCGGCACCGAGCTGACCGCGACCGCCCGCGAGCTACGCCAGCAGTTCGACCGCCACGACGCCGAACTCGACGGCGTCGCTCGAGTCACGGAATCGGTCTTCGCGGGCACCGTCCGGGAGCGAACCGGAGAACTCGCGACGGTCGAGACGGCGATCGGGCCGGTACTGGCGCTGGTTCCCGACGGGGCGAACGAGGTACAGCTCACCGTCCGCTCGGACGCCGTCGTGTTGACCGACCCCGACGAGGCGCCCGAGGCCGACGGCACCAGCCTCCGCAACCAGTTCCGGGGGACCGTCGACCGCCTCGAGCCGGGCGAATCGATCACCAGGGTGACGGTTCGGCTCGAGGGCGACGCCGAACTCCAGGCGCTGGTCACGAAATCCAGCGTAGAGCGGCTGGGACTGGCCCCGGGACGGGCGATCACCGCTTCGTTCAAGGCCACCGCCGCGAGGGGGATCCGGATCGACCCGGGCTCGCAGGCGTGA
- a CDS encoding amino acid ABC transporter ATP-binding protein, with product MSLEAADVSHGYGDETVLDGVSLSVSPGEVVAIIGPSGVGKTTLLRLLALFDAPDDGTISYDGEDVWRVAEDRRLAYRRRIGMVFQEASLFDASVRRNAQYGLRVRQAWPDRIRHEFARLVGGQNGTGDAIDALETVGLADKAEQDADSLSGGEAQRVAFARALAYDPDILLLDEPTSDLDPRNTAVIEDAVAEARTEGIGVVVATHDMHQARRVADRTAVLLGDGIIEVDRTERVFDDPRDDRTRKFIDGELIY from the coding sequence ATGAGCCTCGAGGCGGCGGACGTCTCCCACGGCTACGGGGACGAGACCGTCCTCGACGGCGTCTCGCTGTCGGTCTCACCCGGCGAGGTCGTCGCGATCATCGGTCCCTCCGGCGTCGGCAAGACCACGCTGCTCCGGCTGCTGGCGCTGTTCGACGCGCCCGACGACGGGACGATCAGCTACGACGGCGAGGACGTCTGGCGGGTCGCCGAGGACCGGCGCCTCGCGTACCGCCGCCGCATCGGGATGGTCTTCCAGGAGGCGAGCCTCTTCGACGCGAGCGTCCGCCGGAACGCCCAGTACGGGCTGCGGGTCCGCCAGGCGTGGCCGGATCGGATCCGCCACGAGTTCGCGCGGCTCGTCGGCGGACAAAACGGAACCGGTGACGCGATCGACGCCCTCGAGACCGTCGGGCTGGCCGACAAGGCCGAACAGGACGCTGACTCGCTGTCCGGCGGCGAGGCCCAGCGGGTCGCGTTCGCCCGGGCGCTGGCGTACGATCCCGATATCCTCCTGCTGGACGAGCCCACCTCCGATCTCGACCCCAGAAACACGGCGGTCATCGAGGACGCCGTCGCCGAGGCCCGAACCGAGGGAATCGGCGTCGTCGTCGCGACCCACGACATGCACCAGGCCCGGCGCGTCGCGGACCGCACCGCCGTGTTGCTCGGCGACGGCATCATCGAAGTCGATCGGACGGAGCGCGTGTTCGACGACCCGCGGGACGACCGGACCCGGAAATTTATCGACGGCGAACTGATATACTGA
- a CDS encoding ABC transporter permease — protein MLLESIVIGPSLAAFPFEWNYVWSIIVVSLYVSVIAVALSTLCSLPIALAVGFAEFRGKQFLTSVINTGMGFPSVVVGLLVLVAVSNQGPLGSLGLVFTREAMIMSQFVLAAPVITGVSLAAVSSVEANVRDAAYAMGGTRLDVALVTIKEARYGIATAVLAGFGRAISEVGSVLIVGGNIAGADGTSKTRTLTTAIQLEAQRGRYETAMVLGAILLVLVLVVNGIVIRLGSDEGGYR, from the coding sequence ATGCTACTCGAGAGCATCGTGATCGGTCCATCGCTGGCCGCGTTTCCCTTCGAGTGGAACTACGTCTGGAGCATCATCGTCGTCTCGCTGTACGTCAGCGTGATCGCGGTCGCGTTGAGCACGCTGTGTAGCCTCCCGATCGCGCTCGCCGTCGGGTTCGCGGAGTTTCGGGGCAAGCAGTTCCTGACGTCGGTCATCAACACCGGAATGGGGTTTCCGAGCGTCGTCGTCGGCCTCCTCGTGCTGGTCGCGGTCTCGAACCAGGGGCCGCTCGGGTCGCTCGGGCTCGTCTTCACGCGCGAGGCGATGATCATGTCCCAGTTCGTCCTCGCCGCGCCGGTCATCACCGGCGTGAGCCTCGCCGCCGTCAGTAGCGTCGAGGCGAACGTCCGCGACGCCGCCTACGCCATGGGCGGGACCCGACTCGACGTGGCGCTGGTTACGATCAAGGAGGCCCGCTACGGGATCGCGACCGCCGTCCTCGCGGGCTTCGGCCGCGCGATCAGCGAGGTCGGCTCCGTCCTCATCGTCGGCGGGAACATCGCCGGCGCGGACGGCACCTCGAAGACGCGGACGCTCACGACGGCGATCCAGCTCGAGGCCCAGCGGGGTCGGTACGAGACGGCCATGGTCCTCGGCGCGATTCTCCTCGTCCTCGTGTTGGTCGTCAACGGGATCGTAATCCGACTGGGCAGCGACGAAGGGGGGTACCGATGA
- a CDS encoding substrate-binding domain-containing protein, with product MTIQRREFVAALATGSVAGLAGCASLTSDSDGGSITGETLTLTTTSSTYNTGLLDELNAPFEDRYGVTVDAVSQGTGQALETARNGDSDVVMVHARSLEDEFMREGYGVNRRDLMYNDFVVVGGPDDPAGIGGGEDVVASFEAIAESESAFVSRGDDSGTHTKELELWDETGLAVEEFGDWYAEVGAGMGDALNRATQLDAYTLSDRGTYLDMQDELDLEIHVQGPIEGGAELLANPYGIVAVNPAVHDHVEYDLAMAYIGFITGPEGQELIENYTANGEQLFYPEALSEDPNFRQYVPEGWNGADGGESNDSSDG from the coding sequence ATGACGATACAACGGCGTGAGTTCGTCGCCGCGCTCGCGACCGGGAGCGTCGCGGGACTCGCCGGCTGCGCGTCGCTGACCAGCGACTCCGACGGCGGATCGATCACCGGGGAAACGCTGACGCTGACGACGACCTCGAGCACGTACAACACCGGGTTGCTCGACGAACTCAACGCGCCCTTCGAAGATCGGTACGGCGTCACCGTCGACGCCGTCTCGCAGGGGACGGGCCAGGCCCTCGAGACCGCGCGAAACGGCGACTCCGACGTGGTGATGGTCCACGCCCGCTCGCTCGAGGACGAGTTCATGCGGGAGGGGTACGGCGTCAACCGGCGCGATCTGATGTACAACGACTTCGTCGTCGTCGGCGGCCCCGACGACCCCGCGGGAATCGGCGGCGGCGAGGACGTCGTCGCGTCCTTCGAGGCGATCGCCGAGTCGGAATCTGCGTTCGTCTCGCGGGGCGACGACTCCGGCACGCACACGAAGGAACTCGAGCTCTGGGACGAGACGGGACTCGCGGTCGAGGAATTCGGCGACTGGTACGCCGAGGTGGGCGCGGGGATGGGCGACGCACTCAATCGGGCCACCCAGCTGGACGCCTACACGCTGTCCGATCGCGGGACGTATCTGGACATGCAGGACGAACTCGACCTCGAGATCCACGTGCAGGGGCCCATCGAGGGCGGGGCGGAGCTGCTCGCGAACCCCTACGGAATCGTCGCCGTCAATCCGGCGGTCCACGACCACGTCGAGTACGACCTCGCGATGGCGTACATCGGTTTCATCACCGGCCCGGAGGGCCAGGAGCTCATCGAGAACTACACCGCCAACGGCGAACAGCTGTTCTACCCGGAGGCCCTCTCTGAGGACCCGAACTTCCGGCAGTACGTCCCCGAGGGGTGGAACGGCGCGGACGGCGGCGAGTCGAACGATTCATCGGACGGGTGA